From the Anaerolineales bacterium genome, one window contains:
- a CDS encoding L,D-transpeptidase family protein, whose product MRQTSSFSRRDFLRLSGLGLGAFALPQSLTTGIWRPFENEFPTATRLGRAVEDFGRPVNVRAAPNSDAALVGEITGDDIVEWLREVVGYTPYRNQRWVETPQGYIWSPLLQPVRNLPNTPLSSLSVGDSPGLWMEVTVPYVNAQLINSPPRGFRVSFLVENRLPVRFYYGQVLWVDDIRTNDNGVVEYRVGELHGHRGDVFWAAAEAFKPIYPEDVTPISPNAENKRIDINLARQTLSCFEDEREVFFCRVSTGDYGEGRATPVGEYLQVFMKYLSTHMEGGSTGAGYDLGGIGWATFIATGGIAIHSTYWHNNFGERTSAGCVNVTQEDAKHIYRWTSPEVPYYPGKTELAGTRVRVIEG is encoded by the coding sequence ATGCGACAAACTTCGTCCTTTTCCCGCAGAGATTTCCTTAGATTGAGCGGCTTGGGTTTGGGCGCCTTTGCTCTGCCTCAGTCATTGACCACCGGCATTTGGCGTCCGTTCGAGAACGAATTCCCTACCGCAACCCGCCTGGGCCGTGCCGTGGAAGACTTCGGCCGCCCGGTGAATGTGCGCGCCGCCCCCAACTCTGACGCAGCCCTGGTGGGCGAGATCACCGGCGACGACATTGTCGAATGGCTGCGCGAAGTAGTGGGCTACACGCCGTACCGCAACCAGCGCTGGGTTGAGACGCCGCAAGGGTACATCTGGTCGCCGCTGCTGCAACCTGTGCGCAACCTGCCCAACACCCCGCTAAGCAGTCTCTCCGTAGGTGATTCTCCAGGCCTGTGGATGGAAGTCACGGTTCCCTACGTCAATGCCCAGTTGATCAACTCGCCCCCCCGCGGTTTCCGGGTCTCCTTCTTGGTCGAAAATCGCCTGCCGGTGCGCTTCTATTATGGCCAGGTGCTTTGGGTGGACGATATCCGCACCAATGACAATGGCGTGGTGGAATACCGCGTCGGTGAGTTGCACGGCCATCGCGGTGACGTGTTCTGGGCCGCTGCCGAAGCCTTCAAGCCCATCTATCCTGAAGACGTCACGCCCATCTCCCCGAACGCTGAGAACAAACGCATTGATATCAACTTGGCCCGCCAAACGCTTTCGTGCTTCGAAGATGAACGCGAGGTCTTCTTCTGCCGCGTGTCCACAGGCGATTATGGCGAAGGCCGCGCCACTCCGGTGGGCGAGTATTTGCAAGTCTTCATGAAGTACCTCTCCACCCATATGGAGGGGGGCAGCACCGGCGCGGGCTACGACCTGGGCGGTATTGGCTGGGCGACTTTCATTGCCACGGGCGGCATCGCCATCCATTCCACCTATTGGCACAACAACTTTGGCGAACGCACCTCGGCCGGGTGCGTCAATGTCACGCAGGAAGACGCCAAGCACATCTACCGCTGGACCTCGCCCGAAGTGCCGTACTATCCCGGCAAAACTGAACTGGCCGGCACGCGCGTGCGCGTGATCGAAGGCTAA
- a CDS encoding heavy metal translocating P-type ATPase, producing MADTKQYSLPITGMTCANCVSTVERNLKKLPGVQSAQVNLSSERAAVDFDPAQSSLQDMLARLRRAGYDLASGEADLPIAELHDPNDALRLEKLLADTDGVLEAQVNLSSGRAHVRYVPTIASYAELRRAAQAAGFEVLEQDGEVQDVERAARQREARHQAHLMWIGVLFSAPLFILSMSRDFGLLPASLAHAPWIEWLFFALATPVQFYVGLSYYINGFKALRNGEANMDVLVAMGSSAAYFYSVALLLGLLPGHHGYFETSALIITLIRVGKYLEIGAKGRTGDSIRKLMDLRPKMARVFRDGQELEIPSADVLVGDRVLVRPGEKFPVDGVVTEGRSAADESMITGESMPVSKAPGDAVIGATLNKQGSLSFEATKVGKATALAQIVRLVEDAQASKPPIQKLGDRISAVFVPVVILIALVTFVAWFFLAPQGEAWTRAIINAAAVLLIACPCAMGLATPTAVMVGTGRGAEMGILIKSGEALERASGISMVLLDKTGTVTRGQPAVTDLLTDGSLPEDEILRLAASVEDASEHPLGEAIVAEAAARQIAFTRPDGFQAEEGRGVSAEVDGRQVRIGSARWMEELGLDLGDLAAGLQRLQTEAKTGVLIAVDGQVRGLFGIADTLKDDARQAIEALHRMGLKVGLLSGDNRTVAEAIGRQLGLDTVVAEVLPDQKVAEVRRLQEQGEVVAMVGDGVNDAPALAQANLGIAIGTGTDVAMAAAPVVLITGDLMGVPRAIALARDTLKAIKQNLFWAFIYNILLIPAAAIGLLSPILAAAAMALSDVFVIGNSLRLRGWKPGH from the coding sequence ATGGCTGACACCAAACAATACAGCTTGCCCATTACTGGGATGACCTGCGCCAACTGCGTTTCTACGGTGGAGCGCAACCTTAAGAAGCTGCCGGGCGTACAAAGCGCCCAGGTCAACCTCTCCTCAGAGCGCGCCGCAGTCGACTTTGACCCGGCCCAATCCAGCCTGCAAGACATGCTGGCCCGCCTGCGCCGCGCCGGTTACGACCTGGCCAGCGGCGAAGCCGACCTGCCGATCGCCGAACTGCACGACCCCAACGACGCTCTGCGGCTGGAGAAGCTGCTGGCCGATACGGACGGTGTGCTTGAAGCCCAGGTCAATCTCAGCAGCGGCCGGGCGCATGTGCGCTATGTGCCTACGATTGCCAGCTACGCTGAACTGCGCCGCGCTGCCCAGGCGGCCGGCTTCGAAGTGCTCGAGCAGGACGGCGAAGTGCAAGACGTGGAGCGGGCTGCCCGCCAGCGTGAAGCCCGCCACCAGGCGCACCTCATGTGGATCGGCGTGCTCTTCAGCGCCCCGCTTTTCATCCTCTCCATGTCGCGTGACTTTGGCCTGCTGCCCGCCAGCCTGGCGCATGCCCCCTGGATCGAATGGCTTTTCTTTGCCCTGGCCACGCCGGTACAGTTCTATGTCGGCCTCAGTTATTACATCAATGGCTTCAAGGCCTTGCGCAATGGCGAAGCCAATATGGACGTGCTGGTGGCGATGGGTTCGTCCGCGGCCTATTTCTATTCTGTGGCGCTCTTGCTGGGCCTGCTGCCCGGCCATCATGGCTATTTTGAGACCTCGGCGCTGATCATCACATTGATCCGCGTTGGCAAATACCTGGAGATCGGCGCCAAAGGCCGTACGGGCGACTCGATCCGCAAGCTGATGGACCTGCGCCCGAAAATGGCGCGCGTCTTCCGTGACGGCCAGGAGCTGGAGATCCCCAGCGCCGATGTGCTGGTAGGGGACCGTGTGCTCGTCCGCCCGGGCGAAAAGTTCCCGGTGGATGGGGTGGTCACCGAAGGCCGCAGCGCCGCCGACGAATCGATGATCACCGGCGAGTCGATGCCGGTCAGCAAAGCCCCGGGTGACGCGGTGATCGGGGCCACGCTGAACAAGCAGGGCAGCCTCAGCTTTGAGGCCACCAAGGTCGGCAAAGCTACGGCGCTGGCGCAGATCGTGCGTTTGGTGGAGGATGCCCAGGCTAGCAAGCCGCCCATTCAAAAGCTGGGTGACCGCATTTCCGCTGTCTTTGTACCGGTTGTCATTTTGATCGCGCTAGTCACCTTTGTCGCCTGGTTCTTCCTGGCTCCGCAGGGGGAGGCCTGGACGCGGGCCATCATCAACGCCGCCGCGGTGCTGCTGATCGCCTGCCCCTGCGCCATGGGCCTGGCCACTCCCACAGCCGTGATGGTCGGCACCGGCCGCGGGGCGGAGATGGGCATCTTGATCAAGTCTGGCGAAGCGTTGGAGCGCGCCTCGGGCATCAGTATGGTGCTGCTGGACAAGACCGGCACGGTCACCCGCGGCCAGCCGGCCGTCACGGATCTCCTCACCGACGGCAGCCTGCCGGAGGACGAGATCCTGCGCCTGGCCGCCAGCGTGGAAGATGCCAGCGAGCATCCCTTGGGCGAGGCCATCGTGGCTGAAGCGGCTGCCCGCCAGATCGCCTTCACTCGCCCAGACGGGTTCCAGGCCGAGGAGGGCCGCGGCGTGTCCGCCGAGGTGGACGGCCGCCAGGTGCGCATCGGCTCCGCCCGTTGGATGGAGGAGCTTGGCTTGGATCTGGGCGACCTGGCTGCCGGCCTGCAGCGCCTGCAGACCGAGGCCAAGACCGGCGTGCTGATCGCCGTGGACGGCCAAGTGCGCGGGCTGTTCGGCATCGCCGATACGCTCAAGGACGACGCCCGCCAGGCCATTGAGGCCCTGCACCGCATGGGCCTCAAGGTGGGCCTGCTCAGCGGCGACAACCGAACCGTGGCCGAGGCCATCGGCCGCCAATTGGGCCTGGACACGGTAGTGGCCGAGGTGCTGCCCGACCAAAAGGTGGCCGAAGTGCGCCGCCTGCAGGAGCAGGGCGAAGTCGTCGCCATGGTCGGCGACGGGGTCAACGATGCCCCGGCTTTGGCGCAAGCCAACCTGGGCATCGCCATCGGCACCGGTACGGACGTGGCCATGGCCGCCGCGCCGGTGGTGCTGATCACCGGCGACCTGATGGGCGTGCCCCGCGCGATTGCCCTGGCCCGCGATACGCTGAAGGCCATCAAGCAAAACTTGTTCTGGGCCTTCATCTACAACATTCTGCTCATCCCCGCTGCGGCGATCGGCTTGCTCAGCCCCATCCTGGCGGCCGCCGCCATGGCGCTTAGCGATGTCTTTGTGATTGGCAACAGTCTGCGCTTGCGGGGCTGGAAGCCGGGCCATTAA
- a CDS encoding cytochrome c produces the protein MSADKREQPARSRVWLFASLFLLVAILLVACADQPEPLASAAQLQLGEQVYAQTCAVCHGDRGQGHVLPAAPALDDSEHAWHHPDAQIQQLIVLGGPTMPALGGQLNHEEVVAVIRYIQTWWTPEQLQAQQEFSHQYPLREP, from the coding sequence ATGTCCGCTGACAAGCGCGAACAGCCAGCGCGGTCACGCGTCTGGCTGTTCGCCAGCTTGTTCCTGCTGGTGGCGATACTGCTGGTCGCTTGTGCAGATCAGCCGGAACCTTTGGCCTCTGCCGCCCAACTGCAGTTGGGTGAGCAGGTCTACGCGCAGACTTGTGCGGTTTGCCACGGCGACCGCGGCCAGGGGCATGTCCTGCCCGCCGCCCCGGCGCTGGATGACAGCGAACACGCTTGGCACCACCCAGATGCTCAAATCCAGCAGCTGATCGTGCTGGGCGGCCCCACCATGCCGGCGCTCGGCGGCCAGCTCAACCACGAGGAAGTGGTGGCGGTGATCCGCTACATCCAGACCTGGTGGACCCCCGAGCAGCTGCAAGCTCAACAGGAATTCAGCCACCAGTACCCGCTGCGTGAACCATGA
- a CDS encoding YggT family protein → MVQLIRLIVDVLTWMVVLHVLLGYILPPYHALREALERLVEPMLAPIRRFMPPMAGLDFSPLVLIFVLHLLGNMLTRLLVF, encoded by the coding sequence ATGGTTCAATTGATTCGCTTGATCGTGGATGTGCTCACTTGGATGGTCGTTTTGCATGTCCTATTGGGGTACATACTTCCGCCATATCATGCCCTGCGTGAAGCACTGGAACGCCTTGTGGAGCCGATGCTGGCGCCTATCCGCCGCTTTATGCCTCCCATGGCCGGGCTGGACTTCAGCCCGCTGGTGTTGATCTTTGTGCTGCACCTGTTGGGAAACATGCTCACCCGCTTGCTGGTTTTCTAG
- a CDS encoding DUF167 domain-containing protein — MAKFNKLSDGRRGAALAIRVTPRAKRNQIVEILPDDTIKIRLTAPPVEGKANEALIAFLAEVLDVPRSHIEIIAGDTGRDKLVTIMDLDSVEAQARILKRLQVL, encoded by the coding sequence ATGGCCAAGTTTAACAAACTGTCTGACGGCCGACGGGGGGCCGCCTTGGCCATTCGTGTCACGCCGCGTGCCAAGCGCAATCAGATCGTCGAAATCCTGCCGGATGACACCATCAAGATCCGCCTGACTGCGCCGCCCGTGGAGGGCAAGGCTAACGAGGCGCTGATTGCCTTCCTGGCCGAGGTGCTGGATGTGCCCCGCTCCCATATTGAGATCATCGCCGGCGACACCGGCCGCGACAAGCTGGTTACCATCATGGATCTGGACAGCGTAGAAGCGCAAGCGCGTATTTTGAAGAGGCTGCAAGTGCTGTAG
- a CDS encoding YggS family pyridoxal phosphate-dependent enzyme produces MSRLQELRSNLDALQARIATAAQRAGRDTADVRLVAVSKGHPAQDLAALHQLGVHDMGESYLSEALPKRAELPHLPGLRWHMIGHVQSRKAADVAEHFDWVHSVDSLRLAGKLSAAAGAAGRRLAVLLQVNPSAEPSKHGWLAHDETHWARALPEIEQALQLPDLDIRGLMCMAPFTDTAEQARPYFARTRDLLADLARRFPQVGLDQLSMGMTNDFEAAIEEGATLVRVGTAVFGARP; encoded by the coding sequence ATGAGCCGTTTGCAAGAACTGCGCAGCAATTTGGATGCGCTGCAGGCGCGCATCGCCACCGCCGCCCAGCGGGCGGGTCGGGATACTGCCGATGTGCGCCTGGTGGCGGTGAGCAAAGGCCATCCGGCGCAGGACTTGGCAGCTTTGCATCAGTTGGGCGTACATGACATGGGTGAGAGCTACCTGAGCGAAGCGTTGCCGAAGCGAGCTGAGCTGCCACACTTGCCAGGATTGCGCTGGCACATGATCGGCCATGTGCAAAGTCGCAAGGCGGCCGACGTGGCTGAGCATTTCGATTGGGTGCATTCGGTGGACAGCCTGCGGCTGGCCGGCAAGCTCAGCGCTGCGGCTGGCGCCGCTGGTCGCAGGTTGGCAGTGCTGCTGCAGGTTAACCCCAGCGCCGAGCCCAGCAAGCACGGCTGGCTGGCTCACGATGAAACGCATTGGGCCCGGGCGCTGCCTGAAATCGAGCAGGCGCTCCAGTTGCCGGATTTGGACATCCGTGGCTTAATGTGCATGGCCCCGTTCACGGACACGGCCGAGCAGGCCCGGCCTTATTTTGCCCGCACCCGAGACTTACTTGCAGACTTGGCTCGGCGCTTTCCCCAGGTTGGTTTGGATCAACTTTCCATGGGGATGACAAATGACTTTGAGGCAGCCATCGAAGAAGGCGCCACCCTGGTCAGGGTGGGCACCGCCGTCTTCGGGGCGCGCCCCTGA
- a CDS encoding TlpA family protein disulfide reductase, whose protein sequence is MKLRWLGLLLIWAVAACQPPAFNRPSPEVGALAPDFALQNLLGETVRLGQLRGQVVLINFWATWCGPCRLEMPAIQARYNHGGFSVLAVDFAEPAPQVQSFADELGLTFPILLDPDGAVQELYRVRGYPTSFFVDPQGVIRFFHIGEMSEAILDHYLAELGVLP, encoded by the coding sequence ATGAAGTTGCGGTGGCTGGGTTTGCTGTTGATCTGGGCTGTAGCCGCTTGCCAGCCGCCGGCTTTCAACCGGCCCTCGCCTGAGGTCGGGGCGCTGGCCCCGGACTTCGCCCTGCAGAACTTGCTGGGTGAAACTGTCCGCCTCGGCCAACTACGCGGCCAGGTGGTGCTGATCAACTTCTGGGCCACTTGGTGCGGCCCCTGCCGATTGGAGATGCCCGCCATCCAGGCGCGCTATAATCACGGCGGGTTCAGCGTGCTGGCTGTGGACTTTGCCGAGCCGGCCCCGCAAGTGCAATCCTTCGCCGATGAATTGGGGCTCACCTTCCCCATTCTGCTGGACCCGGATGGTGCTGTGCAGGAGCTATATCGGGTGCGCGGCTACCCCACCAGCTTTTTTGTGGACCCCCAGGGCGTCATCCGCTTCTTTCACATCGGTGAGATGAGCGAAGCGATACTGGATCATTATCTTGCCGAATTGGGAGTGCTGCCTTGA
- a CDS encoding DUF2085 domain-containing protein, with protein sequence MITVTLYTKDNCSLCETAKQDLLALQAKIPHNLALVDIEQDPELKAAFGTRVPVVQAGPYTVEAPFDRRKLEATLAAANDRQEQMAGDPKFEARKARGGQISGSDRFTAWLGRSYMLLLNLLLFLYVGLPFLAPTLMNAGYPQLARPIYGMYGALCHQLAYRSWFLFGEQPFYPRAAAGLEGYQSFQQATGINEDNPSSLLEARRFIGNEQMGYKVAYCERDIAIYGSMLIFGLVFAASGRRLRALPWWLWVLVGIAPIAVDGFSQLFSQIPGFNLWVHRESTPLIRTITGALFGLTTAWFGFPILEESMAETRLAAATKQARLKGKSR encoded by the coding sequence TTGATCACTGTGACCCTTTACACCAAAGACAACTGTTCACTGTGTGAAACGGCCAAGCAGGATTTGCTGGCCCTGCAGGCCAAGATTCCGCATAATTTGGCCCTGGTCGATATTGAACAAGACCCTGAGCTGAAAGCGGCCTTTGGTACGCGTGTGCCCGTGGTACAGGCCGGTCCGTATACGGTTGAGGCGCCGTTTGACCGCCGCAAGCTGGAAGCTACGCTGGCGGCCGCCAACGACCGCCAGGAACAGATGGCCGGCGATCCCAAGTTTGAAGCCCGCAAGGCGCGCGGCGGCCAGATCAGCGGCAGCGACCGTTTCACCGCTTGGCTCGGCCGCAGTTATATGCTTTTGCTCAACCTGCTCTTATTCCTGTACGTTGGCCTGCCTTTCCTGGCCCCGACACTGATGAATGCCGGCTACCCGCAACTGGCCCGGCCGATTTATGGCATGTATGGCGCACTGTGCCACCAGCTGGCCTATCGCTCCTGGTTCCTCTTCGGCGAGCAGCCCTTCTACCCGCGCGCCGCGGCGGGCTTGGAAGGCTACCAGAGCTTCCAGCAAGCTACAGGGATCAACGAAGACAACCCCTCCAGTCTTTTGGAAGCGCGCCGTTTCATCGGCAACGAGCAGATGGGCTACAAAGTCGCCTATTGCGAACGCGACATCGCCATCTACGGCAGCATGCTGATATTCGGCCTGGTGTTTGCGGCCTCGGGCCGCCGTTTGCGCGCTCTGCCCTGGTGGCTTTGGGTGCTGGTGGGCATTGCACCCATCGCGGTAGACGGCTTCAGCCAGCTCTTCAGCCAAATCCCCGGTTTCAACCTGTGGGTGCACCGCGAGAGCACGCCACTTATCCGCACCATCACCGGAGCGCTGTTTGGCCTAACTACTGCCTGGTTCGGCTTCCCCATCCTGGAAGAATCAATGGCTGAGACGCGCCTGGCTGCCGCTACCAAGCAGGCGCGCCTCAAAGGCAAATCCCGCTAG
- a CDS encoding alpha/beta hydrolase produces MTRLHCLHCGDGPPLIMVPATISKIENWVGLAQFMGQRFRVTFFELPGHGQSSLLSPGPFSSARLAEVVGALADALGHSRFSLMGFSFGGMLAMAALQHLRPRVEQVILASPALTWRAFTFSPARRRGILRAARLLRRPGARSAVLRLAKSPAFGRAFGRLLRWFGRVEGTIPMREVFAKLTDSTLETLSYQFGETLEYEFPEAEPPFTQPCYFGMSVRDPLLDFETTLAAAQKLFANLTVQRFDFPYHQPPQPPSFAEVNREYARLLDWAGNKKAAGTSQQL; encoded by the coding sequence ATGACGCGCTTGCATTGCTTGCACTGCGGGGACGGGCCGCCCTTGATCATGGTTCCGGCGACGATTTCCAAGATCGAGAACTGGGTGGGGCTGGCCCAGTTCATGGGGCAGCGCTTTCGCGTCACTTTCTTCGAGCTTCCCGGTCATGGCCAATCCAGCCTGCTTTCGCCTGGGCCGTTCAGTTCGGCACGGCTGGCGGAGGTAGTTGGGGCCTTGGCCGATGCGCTGGGGCATTCCCGGTTTTCACTGATGGGCTTTTCCTTCGGCGGTATGCTGGCCATGGCTGCTTTGCAGCACTTGCGGCCGCGCGTCGAGCAGGTTATCCTGGCTTCGCCGGCGCTCACCTGGCGGGCTTTCACCTTCTCGCCGGCCCGCCGCCGCGGGATCCTGCGGGCAGCCCGCCTGCTGCGCCGGCCAGGCGCCCGCTCTGCCGTACTGCGCTTGGCCAAAAGCCCGGCCTTCGGCCGGGCTTTTGGCCGCTTGCTGCGTTGGTTCGGCCGCGTCGAGGGCACCATCCCCATGCGCGAAGTCTTTGCCAAGCTCACCGACAGCACACTGGAAACGCTTTCCTATCAATTCGGCGAGACGCTGGAATACGAATTCCCTGAGGCGGAGCCGCCCTTCACCCAACCGTGCTACTTTGGCATGTCCGTGCGCGACCCGCTGTTGGATTTTGAAACCACCCTGGCCGCCGCCCAGAAGCTATTCGCCAACCTGACCGTGCAGCGCTTCGACTTTCCTTACCACCAGCCGCCGCAGCCGCCCAGCTTTGCCGAGGTGAACCGGGAATATGCTAGATTGCTGGATTGGGCGGGCAACAAAAAAGCTGCTGGCACAAGCCAGCAACTTTGA
- a CDS encoding copper-translocating P-type ATPase gives MLYSEMLQHWLGFSAPGFSGDEWVAPIFSTIVFVYGGLPFLQMAVPELRQRRPGMMLLISLAISVSFLYSSGAFLFQLGEGFYWELVTLIDIMLLGHWLEMRSVRQATGSLDEIAKLMPDQAERMAPDGSLQTVSAAVLQAGDLVLVRPGAGIPSDGEVVEGISTVNEALLTGESTPVSKAPGDRVIAGALNGDGSLRVRVTATGAGTALAGIMRLVRQAQQSRSRTQILADRAAGWLFYIALAAALLTGLAWTLAQGFDLVVLERVVTVLVIACPHALGLAIPLVVATSTSLAARHGLLIKDRLALEEARAINVVAFDKTGTLTLGQMGLAGMRTLQGWDEDTALALAAAVEGDSEHPLAAAVRSAAAERGLALPAVSDFEAIKGHGVRALSEGRQVHLGGPRLLQHLGLPVPPEAAEFAQQAGLKAQTVIYLVVAGELAAALSVADVVRPQSAEVIRRLHALGVQVAMITGDSQAVADAVGAELGIDHIFAEVLPEHKEQKVAELQADGQRVAMVGDGVNDAPALARANVGIAIGSGTDVAVESAGIILVNSNPVDVLKIFELSRATYRKMIENLVWATGYNLVAIPLAAGALAWAGILLSPAMGAVLMSISTVVVAINAQLLRRVRLGAI, from the coding sequence TTGCTGTACAGCGAAATGCTGCAGCACTGGCTGGGCTTTTCGGCGCCAGGCTTCTCCGGAGACGAATGGGTCGCCCCCATCTTTTCAACCATTGTCTTTGTTTATGGCGGTTTGCCGTTCCTGCAAATGGCCGTGCCAGAGCTGCGCCAACGCCGCCCTGGCATGATGCTGCTGATCAGCCTGGCCATCAGCGTATCCTTCCTCTACAGCTCTGGCGCTTTCCTTTTTCAGCTGGGTGAGGGCTTTTATTGGGAGTTGGTCACGCTGATCGACATTATGCTGCTCGGCCATTGGCTGGAAATGCGCAGTGTGCGCCAGGCAACCGGCAGCCTGGACGAGATCGCCAAACTGATGCCAGACCAGGCTGAGCGCATGGCCCCAGATGGCAGCCTGCAAACTGTGTCCGCCGCCGTTTTGCAGGCCGGTGATCTGGTGCTGGTGCGCCCCGGCGCGGGGATCCCCAGCGATGGCGAAGTGGTCGAAGGCATTTCTACGGTCAACGAGGCTTTGCTCACCGGCGAATCCACGCCGGTGAGCAAAGCTCCGGGTGACCGGGTTATCGCCGGCGCATTGAACGGCGATGGCAGCCTGCGGGTGCGCGTCACCGCTACGGGTGCAGGCACGGCCCTGGCCGGCATTATGCGCCTGGTGCGCCAGGCACAGCAAAGCCGCTCGCGCACGCAGATCCTGGCAGACCGGGCCGCCGGCTGGCTCTTCTATATCGCGCTGGCCGCCGCGCTGCTGACCGGCCTGGCCTGGACATTGGCTCAGGGTTTTGACCTGGTCGTCTTGGAACGCGTCGTCACCGTTTTGGTGATTGCCTGCCCGCACGCGCTGGGCTTGGCGATTCCCCTGGTGGTTGCCACCAGCACCAGCTTGGCGGCGCGCCATGGTCTGCTGATCAAAGACAGGCTGGCTTTGGAAGAGGCGCGTGCAATCAACGTGGTCGCTTTTGACAAAACCGGCACACTCACCCTGGGCCAGATGGGGTTGGCGGGGATGCGCACTCTGCAGGGCTGGGATGAGGATACGGCTCTCGCTTTAGCCGCCGCCGTGGAGGGCGATTCCGAGCATCCCCTGGCTGCCGCTGTGCGCTCTGCCGCCGCCGAGCGCGGGCTTGCGCTGCCGGCTGTATCGGACTTCGAAGCCATCAAAGGGCATGGCGTGCGCGCCCTGAGCGAAGGCCGGCAAGTCCATTTGGGCGGCCCGCGCCTGCTGCAGCACTTAGGGCTGCCAGTGCCGCCGGAGGCCGCAGAATTTGCTCAACAGGCCGGGCTCAAGGCTCAGACCGTGATTTATTTGGTGGTGGCTGGTGAGCTGGCGGCCGCCCTGAGCGTGGCCGATGTGGTGCGCCCGCAAAGCGCTGAGGTCATCCGGCGTTTGCACGCCTTGGGCGTGCAGGTGGCCATGATCACGGGAGACAGCCAGGCCGTGGCGGATGCGGTAGGGGCTGAGCTGGGCATTGACCACATCTTTGCCGAAGTGTTGCCTGAGCATAAGGAGCAAAAGGTGGCCGAGCTGCAGGCTGACGGCCAACGTGTGGCCATGGTGGGGGATGGCGTCAATGATGCTCCGGCGCTGGCGCGCGCCAACGTGGGCATCGCCATCGGTTCGGGCACAGACGTCGCTGTGGAATCGGCCGGCATTATTCTGGTCAACAGCAACCCAGTGGACGTGCTCAAGATCTTTGAGTTGAGCCGGGCCACTTACCGCAAGATGATCGAAAACCTGGTCTGGGCCACCGGCTACAACTTGGTCGCCATCCCGCTGGCCGCCGGAGCCCTGGCCTGGGCCGGCATTCTGCTTTCCCCGGCCATGGGCGCTGTGCTGATGTCGATCAGCACGGTGGTCGTGGCCATCAATGCCCAATTGCTGCGCCGGGTGCGCCTGGGCGCGATCTAA
- the pgeF gene encoding peptidoglycan editing factor PgeF has product MPFQTAVGLRFFQFDLFKSSGVTQAIFTRQGGVSQAQWTSLNVGATVGDDPENVRQNLERSFAALGRPRHSLFDSWLVHGTHALVAEDPRPADQAKPPQADILLTNKPDVTLFMRYADCTPILLVDPRRRAVALAHAGWRGTVQRAAARAVEAMQAQYGSQPGDLLAGIGPSISARHYQIGPEVVDEVQAAFGGQAADLLPQYNERTHFDLTAANQLILQQAGVGQIEQAGLCTYADSQDWFSHRGSGGQTGRFGALLALA; this is encoded by the coding sequence ATGCCGTTTCAGACCGCTGTTGGACTGCGCTTCTTTCAATTTGACCTGTTCAAGTCCAGCGGGGTCACTCAGGCGATCTTCACCCGCCAGGGTGGGGTGAGCCAGGCGCAGTGGACCTCGCTGAATGTGGGCGCCACCGTCGGCGATGACCCCGAGAACGTGCGCCAGAACTTGGAGCGCAGTTTTGCCGCCCTGGGCCGCCCGCGCCACTCCCTGTTCGACAGTTGGCTGGTGCACGGTACCCACGCCCTGGTGGCCGAAGACCCGCGCCCGGCCGACCAGGCCAAGCCGCCCCAGGCAGATATCCTGCTGACCAACAAACCGGATGTGACGCTTTTCATGCGCTATGCCGACTGCACGCCGATCCTGCTGGTGGACCCGCGGCGGCGTGCCGTGGCCTTGGCGCATGCCGGCTGGCGCGGCACGGTGCAGCGCGCCGCCGCCCGGGCCGTGGAAGCCATGCAAGCGCAATACGGCAGCCAGCCGGGTGATCTGCTGGCAGGCATCGGGCCTTCGATTTCTGCCCGGCACTATCAGATCGGCCCTGAAGTCGTGGACGAGGTACAGGCAGCTTTTGGCGGCCAGGCGGCGGACTTGCTGCCGCAGTATAACGAGCGCACGCATTTTGACCTGACCGCCGCCAATCAGCTCATCTTGCAGCAGGCTGGGGTGGGGCAGATAGAGCAAGCCGGGCTGTGCACCTACGCGGACTCGCAGGATTGGTTCTCCCATCGCGGCTCCGGTGGCCAAACCGGCCGCTTCGGCGCTTTGCTGGCTCTGGCATGA